From one Rosa rugosa chromosome 4, drRosRugo1.1, whole genome shotgun sequence genomic stretch:
- the LOC133746243 gene encoding hydroquinone glucosyltransferase-like: MEPADHVAIIPTPGLGHLIPLLELAKRLVVHHNFTVTVLIPNDGTNLTPQKKLLEALPETISSTFLPPVNFDDLPPESAMETKIALTLARSLSAIRNSVKALAESTRLVALVVDLFGLEAFDVANEFNVLPYLFFPTTAMLLWFVFELPKLDKTTTCEYRDLPEPVQLPGCVPLHGRDFAEPVQDRSNEAYKAMVRIAKMYKSAAGIMVNSFADLEPGAFKASKEQGPGLGLPPVYPVGPVIKTGSVNEMGENECLISWLDGQPKGSVLFVSFGSGGTLTAEQMNELALGLEMSRVRFLWVARSPNDKQNATYFGAQGSNDPSTFLPEGFLERTKDVGLVVTSWAPQVQILSHTSTGGFLTHCGWNSTLESIVHGVPLIAWPLYAEQKMNVVLLAEDLKVAWRVEVNEKGIVQCEEISKYARGLIEGDEGRVLKKKMMELKEASQLALSQDGSSTKSLSEVVNIWKEHKN; encoded by the coding sequence ATGGAACCAGCCGACCACGTCGCCATTATCCCAACTCCAGGTTTAGGCCACCTGATACCCCTGCTCGAGCTGGCCAAACGACTCGTCGTCCACCACAACTTCACCGTCACCGTCCTCATCCCCAACGACGGCACGAACCTGACACCGCAAAAGAAACTCCTGGAAGCTTTGCCGGAGACCATATCCTCCACCTTCCTCCCTCCCGTCAACTTCGATGATCTCCCACCAGAATCGGCGATGGAAACCAAGATCGCTCTCACCTTGGCTCGGTCACTCTCCGCTATCCGCAACTCAGTTAAGGCCCTTGCGGAGTCGACTCGGCTGGTGGCGCTTGTTGTTGATCTCTTTGGTCTTGAAGCCTTTGATGTGGCCAATGAATTTAATGTGCTGCCCTACCTTTTCTTTCCTACTACTGCAATGCTTTTGTGGTTTGTGTTTGAGTTGCCAAAGCTTGACAAGACAACTACATGTGAGTACAGGGATTTGCCTGAACCGGTCCAGCTTCCGGGTTGTGTGCCGCTCCATGGTAGAGACTTCGCAGAGCCGGTTCAAGATCGGAGCAATGAGGCTTATAAGGCGATGGTTCGCATCGCCAAGATGTATAAGTCGGCTGCTGGGATCATGGTGAATAGCTTTGCGGATTTGGAACCGGGTGCTTTCAAGGCTTCCAAAGAGCAAGGACCAGGTCTTGGTCTTCCACCGGTTTATCCGGTCGGACCGGTAATAAAGACCGGTTCGGTGAATGAGATGGGTGAGAATGAGTGCCTGATCAGCTGGTTGGATGGTCAGCCAAAAGGGTCAGTGTTGTTTGTTTCGTTTGGAAGTGGTGGAACCCTCACCGCTGAGCAAATGAATGAGTTGGCTTTAGGGCTTGAAATGAGTAGGGTCAGATTTCTTTGGGTTGCTAGGAGTCCAAATGATAAACAAAATGCTACATATTTTGGTGCTCAAGGTTCTAACGATCCTTCAACTTTTCTACCCGAAGGGTTTTTAGAGAGAACCAAAGATGTTGGTCTAGTGGTAACTTCTTGGGCTCCTCAGGTCCAAATTTTGAGTCACACATCGACGGGCGGTTTTTTGACCCATTGCGGATGGAACTCAACCCTAGAGAGCATTGTACATGGTGTGCCTTTAATTGCTTGGCCGCTCTATGCCGAGCAAAAGATGAACGTTGTTTTGCTTGCTGAAGATCTAAAGGTAGCATGGAGGGTTGAGGTGAATGAAAAGGGCATAGTGCAGTGTGAGGAGATTTCCAAGTATGCAAGGGGACTAATTGAAGGAGACGAAGGAAGAGTGCTAAAAAAGAAGATGATGGAATTGAAAGAGGCATCTCAACTGGCTTTGAGCCAAGATGGGTCATCTACAAAATCACTCTCAGAGGTAGTCAATATATGGAAGGAACACAAGAACTAG
- the LOC133744913 gene encoding U-box domain-containing protein 30-like, whose protein sequence is MPMYQPPGPRRVGDLKFDVGGGGQVLGGGGGLVCGGVTTEKLDLKKMIEELDLSSESKTSLMQPAKISLMVDMLNEGSIETKINCTKLIDVLMEGKDLESEFTSSLSLVVGLLRLVKDKRHSKRVLPGLSLLKTICSHESVRSSVVSVGTVPQVVELLPSLNHECLELALHILEVLSI, encoded by the coding sequence ATGCCGATGTATCAGCCGCCTGGTCCGAGAAGGGTTGGGGATCTCAAATTTGATGTGGGCGGTGGTGGGCAAGTTCTGGGCGGCGGAGGTGGGTTAGTTTGCGGTGGCGTTACGACGGAGAAGTTGGATCTGAAGAAGATGATAGAAGAGCTGGACCTCAGTTCTGAGTCTAAGACGAGTCTGATGCAACCCGCAAAGATTTCGTTAATGGTTGATATGTTGAATGAGGGGTCGATTGAGACCAAGATCAATTGTACGAAATTGATtgatgttttgatggagggCAAGGATTTGGAGTCAGAATTTACCTCGAGTTTGAGTCTTGTGGTTGGATTGTTGAGGCTAGTGAAAGATAAGAGGCACTCGAAAAGGGTGTTGCCTGGACTGAGTTTGTTGAAGACAATTTGTTCACACGAGTCAGTCAGGAGCTCGGTTGTGAGTGTTGGGACAGTTCCTCAGGTGGTTGAGCTCTTGCCGAGCTTGAATCACGAGTGTTTGGAGTTAGCACTTCATATCCTAGAAGTATTGAGTATTTGA